A window from Amblyomma americanum isolate KBUSLIRL-KWMA chromosome 7, ASM5285725v1, whole genome shotgun sequence encodes these proteins:
- the LOC144099246 gene encoding uncharacterized protein LOC144099246, with product MKAFLAVALLSTVSLAYAAPNARSLKTEDGSNVRGSLSAGGSSESGLATGLNGAFGSMSGASGSVLGGGDSSAALGGGGFSTGVALTPGFGTVSGSGSNAAFGSPFSNTHGSGSLLGTTTGLPGLDGESVGAGLGSSPGAVASGFPPAHSGGRGSGSFASSGSGNHGFSFGFGGGAGRTGPSGTFGGFHGDGANAGAFGGLPSASGRVHYGPGHAAAGSYPFDYSYGSRSFRGPAGFGGFGDYDRFGDFGSFGGSGYDNYGFSGFPTYGSSGFYGGYINPGGFFPTGPFGFPGPNSAFRSGAYQKVRGRRSARSGSAASVGASAPGSGSTSSGASSTASNQ from the exons ATGAAGGCCTTCCTCGCCGTCGCCCTCTTGTCCACCG TGTCACTTGCTTATGCTGCGCCAAACGCTCGCTCATTGAAGACGGAAGATGGCAGCAATGTTCGAGGCTCGCTTAGTGCCGGTGGCAGCAGTGAGAGCGGACTCGCCACAGGCCTCAACGGTGCCTTCGGAAGCATGTCTGGTGCAAGTGGAAGTGTTCTTGGCGGCGGCGATTCCAGCGCTGCGCTGGGCGGCGGCGGTTTCAGTACTGGCGTTGCTTTAACACCTGGCTTCGGCACCGTGTCGGGAAGTGGATCGAATGCCGCCTTTGGTAGCCCATTCAGCAACACGCATGGCAGTGGCAGCTTGCTCGGAACGACCACTGGCCTTCCTGGACTCGATGGCGAGAGCGTGGGAGCTGGGCTTGGGAGTTCACCTGGTGCAGTAGCATCCGGCTTTCCCCCAGCGCACAGTGGCGGCCGCGGCTCTGGCTCTTTCGCCTCCAGTGGCTCAGGAAACCACGGCTTCAGCTTTGGATTCGGTGGAGGAGCTGGGAGGACAGGACCGAGCGGAACCTTTGGTGGCTTTCATGGAGatggcgcgaacgcaggcgcctTTGGAGGTCTACCTTCTGCAAGCGGCCGCGTCCACTACGGTCCTGGCCACGCAGCTGCTGGCAGCTATCCTTTCGACTACAGCTACGGTAGCAGATCTTTCAGGGGCCCAGCCGGATTTGGTGGCTTTGGAGACTATGATCGTTTCGGCGATTTCGGCAGCTTTGGTGGCAGCGGCTACGACAATTACGGTTTCAGTGGTTTCCCCACATACGGCTCAAGTGGCTTCTATGGTGGCTACATCAACCCGGGAGGATTCTTTCCCACTGGCCCATTCGGCTTTCCCGGCCCTAACAGCGCTTTCAGATCCGGCGCCTACCAGAAGGTTCGCGGACGTAGGAGCGCTAGGTCAGGGAGCGCTGCTTCCGTCGGCGCAAGTGCGCCCGGCTCTGGGTCGACCAGCTCTGG GGCATCCTCCACTGCCAGCAACCAGTAA